The following are encoded in a window of Armatimonas rosea genomic DNA:
- a CDS encoding KpsF/GutQ family sugar-phosphate isomerase, producing MSQARAHAHRVLQEEAEALLLIAQRLDATFDTVVEQLVSSTGRVVVSGMGKSGHVGRKIAATLASTGTPALFLHPAEAMHGDLGMAAPGDTALVLSNSGESDELRALLPALKRRVSCLIAMTGRRESTLGRAADFILDTSVPREACPMNLAPTTSTTAMLALGDALAVAVMEARGFRSEDYARLHPAGSLGRRLLLKVSDLMRSGDELAVVPESVTVHDAMTAITRARAGLACVVDGQGRLVGVLSDGDSRRFFVQIGPEAWDRPVTEAMTQNPRLIEGDPLAAEAMESFESGPLRFGDMPIVDSEGRPVGVLTLKDLVRAGILPPSSRDE from the coding sequence ATGTCCCAAGCACGCGCCCATGCCCACCGTGTCCTGCAGGAAGAAGCAGAGGCACTCTTACTGATCGCCCAGCGCCTCGATGCGACTTTTGATACGGTTGTTGAGCAGCTGGTCTCCTCCACGGGACGAGTGGTGGTCTCGGGGATGGGCAAGAGCGGCCATGTGGGACGCAAGATCGCCGCGACCCTGGCGTCCACGGGAACACCCGCGCTCTTTCTCCACCCTGCTGAGGCGATGCACGGCGATCTGGGGATGGCGGCACCGGGCGATACGGCGCTGGTTCTCTCCAACTCAGGGGAGTCCGACGAGCTACGGGCGCTGCTGCCGGCTCTCAAGCGCCGGGTCTCGTGCCTGATTGCGATGACAGGTCGCCGTGAGTCGACGCTAGGACGGGCCGCCGACTTTATCCTCGATACCAGTGTTCCCCGTGAGGCCTGCCCCATGAACCTCGCCCCGACCACCTCGACCACGGCGATGCTGGCACTCGGGGATGCCCTGGCGGTGGCGGTGATGGAGGCGCGCGGCTTTCGCTCCGAGGACTACGCGCGGCTCCATCCTGCGGGCTCGCTGGGGCGGCGGCTCCTGCTGAAGGTCTCGGACTTGATGCGGAGCGGCGATGAGCTTGCGGTCGTGCCGGAGAGTGTCACGGTCCACGATGCCATGACCGCCATCACACGGGCACGCGCCGGGCTGGCCTGTGTGGTAGATGGCCAAGGGCGGCTCGTGGGGGTGCTCTCCGATGGCGACTCACGGCGCTTCTTTGTCCAGATCGGCCCCGAGGCCTGGGACCGGCCCGTCACCGAGGCGATGACCCAAAATCCACGGCTGATCGAGGGGGATCCCCTGGCCGCTGAGGCGATGGAGAGCTTTGAGAGCGGCCCACTACGCTTTGGGGACATGCCGATTGTTGATAGCGAAGGCCGGCCTGTGGGGGTGCTGACCCTCAAGGACCTCGTCCGTGCGGGAATTCTTCCACCAAGTAGTC